From the genome of Synchiropus splendidus isolate RoL2022-P1 chromosome 17, RoL_Sspl_1.0, whole genome shotgun sequence, one region includes:
- the nsd1b gene encoding histone-lysine N-methyltransferase, H3 lysine-36 specific, whose product MSRRYPDPDREDYKPHCPLTPGHNLPPQNNPPKLESQKSSMSVTTSSLKTSSLHGFTQGDHCSSSSSSSTYSPLMRLQHLTTMVSQPDCVFPLRETTFPEKGWDWKEAKKKMDSWNDTGQELSSTTIKGERVGKSSAAEKRQDAPEASQSEPVGSCPPSPAFSLDSNSPFANGFLHFESSLFEDEDDNNKEQTVVSSVSEEKHDEVESAPPASPGALHQEPAAATFTPTKVVTRSQSSGQRRRYWDGSDDEWESDTELFLFGDSPSSHLMLTDLNKRPLPPLKFLEGEIIWAKFGRRPWWPCEVVVDPTLGLYHRIKESADRPSRLYHVKTYGEPVEQAWVEDKSTHTFHGGFEFKQFLQRRRRGKTKEQSHKYTIPKRFEDSWNTSVAQAESILLQRSKLMSSLTSSLDNDFFSSSPQERVEPCPSPPRLVSNPSETSSTNGPVSTPTAASRLPHPTKQGTLGKSSKSKLSKPSKNAEKKSSKTRTPENQSDREDGECPYSDIDSVPKILCPKALERQSKLIQSQQSLCSVKEAKKQPEIQTGLWFSKAGKDRRPKTTSPAPDRTLFIKTSSKKKNPVGKKTPSLFSSGTGPCDLSAEKAKHTGPADTNLAPEPSEDLNCKDIVVAVKLLDTTVGPSAQSVLLDDLKCTSVLETNGFSDQCRQKETCSKGTEDECENVSRTPEHKLKTLISSNNTEASLERERPMSPKNRSPEWDTEQTHTSNTSKSDLKINTSDPLVKLRQNIPLVYNCKVPFVKLIREDINDLTTSNRSANSERSPDVHEPKSSFSQLDGESKTEKVSKKEAVTQNDPPDLPSELSHDKTPRAFKGLSITEFKRCILNSRTPVLKVSLNKLTVSSLNELQRRMVNQLGTLEKSEGSGIITSKADAPHLHQSGDDPKAPIFDSSEGPVDLFKDDPATDEDVQDEEQSRRRLELIQERQQKGRTKKMKKSPIPGRLKDSAESAVAEDNVIQRPTLVFSPPVEFPSSCPAARLNSIPSALNVFSSSHVTEGFARSSVTISSELLRTPEKPGAKERPLVAAGDQVPDAHTQEQTSQLSDQLLMQKAKQKKCRLLSLSKDSSGGEVALVVNKKLVPASSTDDVSPPQETIVATPAPALCISIPAESSNMTNGLVTSVENQPGISSVSATSPCDVGSQAPYMNGHSKPTDGPKTSSCEKRLTHHAAQQVLAQVREAERKESSANLPELVIQWCQSGKPKKCSISKHLNKSWETGVTDGVSLQQGSKMASPSSSRETSVLSNSSHNSEDAVHAAVSEPPKVTNGLTMCSLKPDHLDKTSSLSLHRASPVEVSEAPLQILETAGHQGKQLSGGQMKEQPAHLQDQFQWHRRARQKRRNNKCSIPKHFKDSWKATLSNTESILLQRSTFSPPASSESHGSPVVCESTKPASSPATTSDPKTSATSEVLSTYCQLSSQKKVSTTTPSCDPPTQPAPPEGRSLSSDVTERSSCIKLRTTFQRPKQASEIQEQHDHLPASNRLMAKALEAMQDVKWKNHKKGRKRLKSNKHYTDTLNTSSRLTVCTSTDSLKCHFKKNGLQDASASRSTSPLSDMVDCEVESKSEDEDLSVSSTPPMDFIPLTSKIKQPAGRPSSSPSSPFSFMNALKNVDQVSFQSLTDENSGKAVSFQPDKNYKFSTFLMMLKDLHDTREREGAPLELEIGPPSAHVKEEPSVVPEQSNGPDCDAVNGSEGTSQTDVGPLLVSKRPCNRRSPVVRRKTDRKVPCRPSRCGPGYPGVESTAEQDAFSVEDCSTRVQLLQLNDTSSASCDEGSRTEEDSWIRENNGGLNTMHLDHGMSDTSFCLQKLNQLVANCTEMSLKLANAAGRNEHSAHKRIRKPSKRLLECSEEYEQIFTSKKKSKKPVELLEKDYPPPVPAVSKPEALEKNGEESLSLPPEIQTPPPEENSATSSTAMQIPRLEGPLTQESPVLSIDTLTPPPEAEPTLADVPVKDTRSLPQLEKKRKRKPTQKILEYCLEAEAPPTPRKKVKPLRISSHLITDSDSGLPSSKSKSRLLTVATSHSETPDLSNVAPASTTQMEPTDSPAVSATPEFGVEESTSDVEAPTNDMEDQEVKRDSVESESETSTLDQSFSFIKDELFLCDEALSSTRRIIGDRGGPASMKENICQVCEKTGELLLCEGQCCGAFHLPCISLAEAPKGKFVCPECKSGIHTCFVCKKRGEDVRRCMIPVCGKFYHGECIASFAPTAPVNRGFRCSIHVCLSCFITNPNSAAMTKGRLVRCVRCPVAYHASDLCMAAGSVILSNNSMICPNHFAPRRGVKNHEHVNVSWCFVCTEGGSLLCCESCPAAFHRECLNIEMPKGSWYCNDCKAGKRPRVKDILWVKVGRYRWWPAEVSHPKSIPENIQRMRHDVGEFPVHFFGSNDYLWTYQARVFPYMDVDANSREKMGKGVDAIYRKALEEAAIRFRELQAEKELRQLQEDRKNDRKPPPYKHIKVNRPIGKVQIITADLSEIPRCNCKASDENPCGMDSECINRMLLYECHPQVCPAGERCQNQAFSLRQYSQVEIFRTLSRGWGLRCVHDIKKGQFVSEYVGEVIDEEECRARIRHAQENDIGNFYMLTLDKDRIIDAGPKGNEARFMNHCCQPNCETQKWTVSGDTRVGLFALVDVPAGTELTFNYNLECLGNGKTVCKCGASNCSGFLGVRPKNNPPPDDKNRKLRRGGNRRRKKKVVVTKEREDDCFSCGDGGQMVSCKKPGCPKVYHADCLNLTRRPAGRWECPWHQCDICGKEATAFCEMCPSSSCAKHRDGLLFVSKLDGKLCCNEHDPCGPDPLEPGEIREYMPEPRTLTSGLGMAVLPPADSSTSLVAAPKRPQEIPDGASEAFSIPVPITIPVSTPADSSPHMFALPQYSPISSYEEERDVEEEEEEELLAEEEEEEDDELVEDEGEDKSDDELEYFEFKDDDDDDEEDDEEEE is encoded by the exons ATGAGCAGGCGCTATCCAGACCCTGACAGGGAGGATTATAAGCCCCACTGCCCTTTGACCCCTGGGCACAACCTCCCTCCTCAGAACAACCCTCCCAAACTTGAAAGCCAAAAGAGCAGCATGTCCGTGACCACCTCCTCACTCAAGACTTCGTCCCTTCATGGCTTCACCCAAGGGGaccactgctcctcttcctcctcttcctccacctacAGTCCTCTCATGCGGCTGCAGCATCTCACTACGATGGTGAGCCAGCCGGACTGCGTGTTCCCGCTGAGGGAAACAACCTTTCCGGAGAAGGGTTGGGACTGGAAGGAGGCTAAGAAGAAGATGGACTCCTGGAATGATACTGGCCAGGAGTTGTCTAGTACTACGATTAAGGGCGAGCGTGTTGGTAAATCCTCTGCTGCGGAGAAGCGACAGGATGCTCCAGAAGCCAGTCAGAGTGAACCTGTCGGATCCTGCCCGCCCAGCCCCGCCTTCTCTCTGGATAGCAACAGTCCTTTTGCAAACGGCTTCCTCCACTTCGAGTCTTCtctgtttgaggatgaagatgacaacAATAAAGAGCAGACGGTTGTGTCATCTGTCTCAGAAGAAAAGCACGACGAGGTGGAGAGCGCTCCACCCGCCTCTCCTGGAGCTTTACATCAGGAACCTGCTGCCGCGACCTTCACCCCGACAAAGGTCGTGACTCGTTCTCAGTCCTCAGGTCAGCGCAGGAGATACTGGGATGGCTCGGACGACGAGTGGGAGAGCGATACTGAGCTCTTCCTGTTTGGGGACAGTCCTTCCAGTCATCTGATG CTCACTGATCTCAACAAACGACCTCTGCCTCCGTTGAAGTTTCTGGAGGGGGAAATCATCTGGGCCAAATTCGGGCGGAGACCATGGTGGCCGTGTGAGGTGGTCGTGGACCCCACGCTGGGACTGTACCACAGAATCAAAG AGTCAGCAGACCGTCCGAGTCGGCTTTACCACGTCAAGACGTACGGAGAGCCAGTGGAGCAGGCCTGGGTGGAGGACAAGTCCACGCACACATTTCATGGAGGGTTTGAATTCAAGCAGTTTCTGCAACGCCGTCGAAGAGGGAAGACAAAGGAGCAGAGCCACAAATACACT ATTCCAAAGCGTTTTGAAGATTCGTGGAACACAAGTGTGGCACAAGCCGAGTCAATCCTCCTGCAGAGATCCAAGTTGATGTCTTCCCTCACGTCGTCTTTAGACAATGACTTCTTCAGCAGTtcacctcaggagagagtggAACCCTGTCCTTCGCCGCCCAGGCTCGTCTCCAATCCCTCCGAGACGTCCTCAACCAATGGGCCTGTTTCCACACCGACGGCGGCCTCACGCCTCCCACACCCAACAAAACAAGGCACTTTAGGAAAATCGTCCAAGAGCAAGTTGAGTAAACCGTCAAAGAATGCAGAGAAGAAAAGCTCTAAAACACGAACTCCAGAGAACCAATCAGACAGAGAAGATGGAGAGTGCCCCTATTCAGACATCGACTCTGTGCCTAAGATTCTCTGTCCCAAAGCACTTGAACGTCAGTCCAAATTAATCCAGTCCCAGCAGTCTTTGTGTTCAGTCAAGGAGGCTAAGAAACAGCCGGAGATTCAGACAGGTCTGTGGTTCAGCAAAGCTGGGAAAGACAGACGTCCTAAAACGACCAGTCCAGCCCCAGACCGGACCCTCTTCATCAAGACgagcagcaagaagaagaacCCCGTTGGTAAAAAGACTCCCAGCTTGTTCTCCTCCGGCACAGGGCCGTGTGATTTGTCGGcggagaaagcaaaacatacCGGGCCTGCTGACACAAATCTGGCGCCTGAGCCGTCGGAGGATTTGAACTGTAAAGACATCGTCGTTGCCGTCAAGCTTCTGGATACTACCGTCGGTCCGTCGGCTCAGTCGGTATTGCTGGACGACCTCAAATGCACCTCTGTTTTGGAAACAAATGGATTCTCAGACCAATGTCGGCAAAAAGAGACTTGTTCAAAAGGTACTGAagatgaatgtgaaaatgtgagcCGCACACCCGAACACAAACTCAAAACTCTGATCAGTTCGAATAATACAGAAGCTTCTTTAGAGAGGGAGAGGCCTATGAGTCCAAAAAACCGTTCTCCAGAGTGGGACACGGAACAGACTCACACCAGTAACACTTCAAAGTCCGATCTGAAGATCAACACGAGTGACCCCTTAGTCAAACTGAGACAGAATATCCCTTTGGTCTACAACTGCAAGGTACCGTTTGTCAAGCTAATACGTGAGGACATCAATGACCTCACCACCAGTAATAGATCAGCAAACAGTGAAAGATCCCCTGATGTTCATGAGCCAAAGTCGTCCTTCAGCCAGTTAGATGGAGAAAGCAAGACTGAGAAAGTCTCTAAAAAAGAAGCTGTTACCCAAAATGACCCACCTGACCTTCCCTCAGAGCTGTCTCATGATAAAACCCCTCGAGCATTCAAGGGTTTGTCCATCACCGAGTTTAAGCGATGCATACTAAACAGTAGGACACCTGTTTTGAAAGTGTCTCTAAACAAACTGACGGTCTCGTCGCTAAACGAACTGCAAAGACGGATGGTAAATCAGTTGGGAACGCTGGAGAAATCGGAGGGTTCCGGCATCATCACGTCCAAGGCAGATGCACCTCACCTACATCAATCTGGAGACGACCCAAAAGCGCCCATTTTTGACAGCTCAGAGGGACCTGTCGACCTGTTCAAGGACGACCCGGCTACCGATGAGGACGTGCAAGACGAAGAGCAGAGCCGCCGACGGCTTGAGCTGATCCAAGAGCGGCAACAAAAGGGAAGGacaaagaagatgaaaaaaagccCT ATTCCGGGGCGTTTAAAGGATTCTGCGGAGTCTGCTGTGGCAGAGGACAACGTCATCCAGAGACCCACGTTGGTCTTCTCTCCACCTGTGGAGTTCCCCAGCAGCTGCCCTGCAGCCCGTCTCAACTCCATCCCTTCAGCATTAAACGTCTTCAGCTCATCACACGTGACAGAAGGTTTTGCTCGGTCCAGTGTGACTATTTCTTCTGAACTTCTAAGAACTCCAGAAAAACCTGGTGCCAAGGAGAGACCTCTGGTTGCTGCAGGTGATCAAGTCCCCGATGCCCACACTCAGGAGCAGACCTCACAGCTCTCTGATCAGCTCCTCATGCAGAAGGCAAAGCAGAAGAAATGCAGA cttctcagTCTTTCAAAAGATTCTTCGGGTGGGGAGGTGGCGCTCGTTGTCAACAAGAAGCTGGTCCCTGCTTCTTCAACAGATGATGTTAGTCCTCCACAGGAAACAATAGTGGCCACTCCTGCCCCTGCTCTGTGCATCTCCATCCCTGCTGAGTCATCGAACATGACCAATGGATTggtcacctctgttgaaaatcAGCCTGGAATCTCAAGTGTTTCCGCCACCAGCCCTTGTGACGTTGGTTCCCAGGCGCCTTACATGAATGGACATTCCAAACCCACAGATGGACCCAAGACCTCGTCCTGTGAGAAAAGGCTCACTCATCACGCTGCCCAGCAAGTCCTCGCTCAGGTGCGAGAAGCTGAGAGGAAGGAGTCGTCCGCAAACCTCCCCGAGCTGGTCATCCAATGGTGTCAGAGTGGGAAGCCGAAGAAGTGCAGT aTCTCCAAACATCTTAACAAATCCTGGGAAACTGGCGTCACTGATGGTGTGTCTCTCCAACAAGGGTCCAAAATGGCCTCCCCCTCATCTTCTAGAGAGACGTCCGTCTTAAGCAACTCTTCACATAACAGTGAGGACGCTGTACATGCTGCCGTTTCTGAGCCCCCAAAAGTGACCAATGGATTGACCATGTGCAGTTTGAAGCCTGATCATTTGGACAAGACCAGCAGCCTGTCTCTTCACAGAGCGTCTCCTGTAGAGGTGTCTGAAGCACCACTCCAGATTTTGGAGACAGCAGGCCATCAAGGGAAGCAGCTGTCTGGGGGCCAAATGAAGGAGCAGCCGGCCCACCTTCAGGACCAGTTCCAGTGGCATCGCCGGGCGAGGCAGAAGAGACGAAACAACAAATGCTCT ATCCCCAAACATTTTAAGGACTCTTGGAAAGCAACTCTGTCTAACACGGAATCCATCCTGCTGCAGCGCTCCACTTTCTCTCCGCCAGCGTCCTCTGAGTCACATGGCTCTCCGGTGGTCTGCGAGTCCACCAAACCTGCTTCCAGCCCCGCTACGACATCAGACCCCAAGACCTCGGCCACAAGTGAAGTGCTGAGCACGTACTGCCAGTTGAGTAGTCAGAAGAAAGTCTCAACGACGACCCCGTCCTGCGACCCGCCGACCCAGCCTGCTCCCCCTGAGGGACGGTCACTATCCTCCGATGTCACGGAGCGCTCTTCCTGTATAAAACTGAGGACAACGTTCCAACGACCGAAACAAGCCTCTGAGATCCAAGAGCAGCACGACCACCTCCCCGCCAGCAATCGACTCATGGCCAAAGCCCTGGAGGCCATGCAGGACGTCAAATGGAAGAACCATAAAAAGGGCAGGAAGAGGTTGAAATCAAATAAGCACTACACTGACACTTTAAACACCAGTTCACGTCTGACGGTTTGCACAAGCACTGACTCCCTTAAGTGTCATTTTAAGAAGAATGGTCTTCAGGACGCTTCCGCCTCCCGTAGCACTTCTCCTTTATCTGACATGGTGGACTGCGAGGTTGAATCcaagagtgaagatgaagatctgTCCGTGTCATCCACTCCGCCGATGGACTTCATCCCTCTCACCTCAAAGATAAAGCAGCCGGCAGGCCGTCCTTCGTCGTCGCCCTCCTCACCCTTTTCCTTCATGAACGCCTTGAAAAATGTCGACCAGGTATCGTTCCAGTCACTGACGGACGAAAACAGTGGCAAAGCCGTCTCATTCCAGCCAGACAAGAATTACAAATTTAGCACTTTTCTTATGATGTTAAAGGACTTGCATGACACTAGAGAGCGGGAGGGGGCGCCGTTAGAGCTGGAGATCGGGCCTCCGAGTGCACATGTAAAGGAGGAGCCGTCTGTTGTGCCGGAACAATCCAATGGACCAGATTGTGATGCTGTCAACGGTTCAGAAGGTACCAGCCAAACTGATGTCGGCCCCCTTCTGGTCTCCAAGAGGCCTTGCAACAGAAGGAGCCCCGTGGTCAGAAGGAAGACCGACCGCAAAGTGCCTTGTCGTCCGTCGAGGTGTGGACCTGGCTACCCAGGAGTCGAGTCGACGGCAGAACAGGATGCCTTTTCGGTGGAGGACTGCTCAACCagagtccagctgctgcagctgaacgACACCAGCAGCGCGAGCTGCGACGAAGGGTCGAGGACGGAGGAGGACAGCTGGATCAGAGAAAACAATGGCGGGCTGAACACGATGCACCTGGACCACGGCATGTCGGACACCTCGTTTTGTCTCCAGAAGCTGAACCAACTGGTCGCAAACTGCACTGAGATGAGCTTAAAGTTGGCAAATGCCGCCGGACGGAACGAACATTCAG CCCATAAAAGAATAAGAAAACCCAGCaagagactcctggagtgctcAGAGGAGTACGAGCAGATCTTCACCTCGAAGAAGAAAAGCAAGAAGCCTGTGGAGCTGCTCGAGAAG GACTATCCTCCTCCCGTCCCCGCCGTGTCCAAACCTGAGGCACTAGAGAAGAATGGCGAAGAATCTCTGAGTTTACCTCCAGAAATACAGACTCCACCCCCTGAAGAAAACTCGGCAACATCATCCACAGCAATGCAAATCCCCAGACTGGAAGGTCCTTTGACCCAAGAGAGCCCTGTGCTTTCCATCGACACGCTGACGCCTCCACCCGAAGCTGAACCAACACTGGCAGACGTTCCTGTCAAAGACACCA GAAGTCTTCCACAACTGGAGAAGAAGCGCAAAAGAAAGCCGACTCAGAAGATTCTGGAGTACTGTCTTGAAGCCGAGGCCCCTCCGACCCCGAGAAAGAAG GTTAAACCTTTGAGGATCAGTTCACATCTCATCACAGATTCAG attCAGGTCTGCCCTCTTCAAAATCGAAAAGTCGACTGCTGACCGTAGCAACGTCTCACTCGGAGACCCCTGACCTGTCCAACGTTGCCCCGGCTTCCACCACCCAAATGGAGCCAACCGACTCCCCTGCAGTGTCAGCTACTCCAGAATTCGGAGTGGAAGAGTCAACATCAGATGTTGAGGCGCCAACAAATGACATGGAGGACCAGGAGGTGAAGAGGGACTCAGTGGAGTCGGAG AGTGAAACATCAACCTTGGACCAGAGCTTCTCCTTCATCAAGGACGAGTTGTTTCTGTGTGATGAAGCGCTTTCATCGACCCGGAGGATAATAGGGGACAGAGGCGGCCCGGCGTCCATGAAGGAGAACATATGTCAA GTGTGTGAGAAGACCGgcgagctgctgctgtgtgaggGCCAGTGCTGCGGGGCCTTCCACCTGCCATGCATCTCTCTGGCCGAGGCTCCGAAAGGGAAGTTTGTCTGTCCAGAATGTAAATCGG GGATACACACCTGCTTTGTGTGTAAGAAGCGTGGCGAAGACGTCCGCCGCTGCATGATTCCTGTCTGTGGGAAGTTTTACCACGGAGAATGTATCGCCAGCTTCGCCCCCACAGCGCCGGTCAACCGCGGCTTCCGCTGCTCCATCCACGTCTGCCTGTCCTGCTTCATCACCAACCCCAACAGCGCCGCCATGACGAAAG GTCGCTTGGTGCGCTGTGTCCGCTGTCCTGTAGCGTACCACGCATCGGATCTCTGCATGGCTGCTGGCAGTGTCATCCTGTCCAACAACAGCATGATATGTCCAAATCACTTTGCCCCGCGACGCGGTGTCAAGAACCACGAGCACGTCAACGTCAGCTGGTGCTTCGTCTGCACTGAAG ggggcagcctGCTCTGCTGCGAATCCTGCCCTGCAGCCTTTCACCGCGAGTGTTTGAACATCGAGATGCCGAAAGGCAGCTGGTACTGCAACGACTGCAAAGCTGGGAAAAGGCCTCGGGTGAAGGATATCCTGTGGGTGAAGGTCGGACGCTACAG GTGGTGGCCAGCGGAAGTCAGTCACCCCAAGTCCATTCCAGAGAACATCCAGAGGATGCGGCACGATGTCGGAGAGTTTCCTGTCCACTTCTTCGGTTCCAACGACTACCTGTGGACGTACCAGGCCCGAGTCTTTCCCTATATGGACGTGGACGCCAACAGCAGGGAGAAGATGGGCAAAGGGGTCGACGCCATCTACAGGAAAG CTTTGGAGGAAGCAGCTATTCGGTTCCGTGAGCTCCAAGCAGAGAAAGAGCTACGGCAACTTCAGGAGGACAGAAAGAACGACAGGAAACCCCCACCCTACAAACACATTAAG GTGAACCGACCGATTGGGAAGGTCCAGATCATCACCGCCGACCTGTCTGAGATCCCGCGCTGTAACTGCAAAGCGTCAGACGAAAACCCGTGTGGGATGGACTCGGAGTGCATCAACCGCATGCTGCTGTACGAGTGTCACCCGCAG gtgtgtcCGGCGGGCGAGCGCTGCCAGAATCAGGCCTTCAGCCTGCGCCAGTACAGCCAGGTGGAAATCTTCCGGACCCTGTCTCGAGGATGGGGGCTACGCTGCGTCCATGACattaaaaag GGCCAGTTCGTCAGCGAGTATGTTGGGGAGGTGATCGACGAGGAGGAGTGCAGGGCCCGGATCAGACACGCTCAGGAGAACGACATCGGCAACTTCTACATGCTGACGCTGGACAAG gATCGGATCATCGACGCAGGCCCCAAGGGGAACGAGGCCCGCTTCATGAATCACTGTTGCCAACCCAACTGTGAGACGCAGAAGTGGACGGTGAGCGGAGACACCCGGGTGGGACTGTTCGCTCTGGTGGACGTTCCTGCAG GAACGGAACTCACCTTCAACTACAACCTGGAGTGTTTGGGGAACGGGAAAACTGTCTGTAAATGTGGGGCTTCCAACTGCAGTGGCTTCCTGGGTGTCAGACCGAAG AACAACCCACCACCCGACGACAAGAACCGGAAACTCCGAAGGGGAGGCAACcgcaggaggaagaagaaggttgTGGTGACGAAGGAGCGGGAGGATGACTGCTTCAGCTGTGGCGACGGCGGACAGATGGTTTCCTGCAAGAAACCTGGATGCCCCAAAGTGTACCACGCCGACTGCCTCAACCTGACCCGGAGGCCAGCAG GGCGCTGGGAGTGTCCGTGGCACCAGTGCGACATCTGCGGCAAAGAGGCCACGGCGTTCTGCGAGATGTGTCCGAGTTCGTCCTGCGCCAAGCACCGCGACGGGCTGCTCTTCGTGTCCAAGCTGGACGGTAAACTCTGCTGCAATGAACACGACCCCTGCGGCCCAGACCCGCTGGAGCCAGGCGAGATCAGAGAGTACATGCCGGAGCCCAGGACTTTGACCTCCGGTCTGGGCATGGCCGTCCTCCCACCCGCCGACTCCTCCACCAGCCTTGTGGCTGCGCCCAAACGGCCGCAGGAGATCCCTGATGGAGCTTCCGAAGCCTTTTCCATCCCCGTCCCCATCACCATTCCCGTCTCCACCCCGGCTGACTCATCTCCCCACATGTTCGCCCTCCCCCAGTACTCACCCATCTCCTCCTATGAGGAAGAGCGagacgtggaagaggaggaggaggaggagctgctggctgaggaggaggaggaggaggacgacgagcTGGTGGAGGACGAAGGAGAGGACAAGTCAGACGACGAGCTGGAATATTTTGAGTTTaaagatgacgatgatgatgatgaggaggacgatgaagaggaggagtga